The Pseudomonas orientalis genome contains a region encoding:
- the rnc gene encoding ribonuclease III — protein MTVSLSRLERQLGYTFKDQELMVLALTHRSFAGRNNERLEFLGDAILNFAAGEALFERFPQAREGQLSRLRARLVKGETLAVLARGFGLGEYLRLGSGELKSGGFRRESILADALEALIGAIYLDAGMETAKERVVAWLASEIESLTLVDTNKDPKTRLQEYLQSRGCELPRYEVVDIQGEPHCRVFFVECEITLLNEKSRGQGVSRRIAEQVAAAAALIALGVENGHD, from the coding sequence GTGACCGTTTCTCTGAGTCGTCTCGAGCGCCAGCTCGGCTACACCTTCAAGGACCAGGAATTGATGGTCCTTGCCCTCACACACCGCAGCTTTGCAGGGCGCAATAACGAGCGCCTGGAATTCCTCGGTGACGCCATTCTCAATTTCGCCGCCGGTGAGGCGCTGTTCGAGCGTTTCCCTCAAGCGCGCGAAGGCCAGCTGTCGCGCCTGCGCGCACGCCTTGTGAAAGGCGAGACCCTGGCCGTGCTGGCTCGCGGTTTCGGCCTGGGCGAGTACCTGCGCCTCGGTTCCGGAGAGTTGAAAAGCGGCGGTTTCCGTCGCGAGTCGATCCTGGCTGATGCCCTGGAAGCCTTGATCGGTGCGATCTACCTCGATGCAGGGATGGAGACGGCCAAGGAGCGCGTGGTCGCCTGGCTGGCTTCGGAAATCGAAAGCCTGACGCTGGTCGACACCAACAAGGACCCCAAGACCCGCCTGCAGGAATACCTGCAGTCGCGCGGTTGCGAACTGCCACGCTACGAAGTGGTGGATATCCAGGGTGAGCCGCATTGCCGCGTGTTCTTCGTGGAATGTGAAATCACCTTACTGAACGAAAAAAGCCGAGGTCAGGGTGTGAGCCGTCGTATTGCCGAACAGGTAGCGGCCGCTGCAGCACTGATTGCCCTGGGCGTGGAGAATGGCCATGACTGA
- the era gene encoding GTPase Era, giving the protein MTDSTATRCGYVAIVGRPNVGKSTLLNHILGQKLAITSRKPQTTRHNMLGIKTEGNVQAVYVDTPGMHKGGEKALNRYMNKTASAALKDVDVVIFVVDRTKWTDEDQMVLERVQYVTGPLIVALNKTDRIEDKAELMPHLTWLQEQLPNAQIMPISAQHGHNLEALERVIAGYLPENEHFFPEDQITDRSSRFLAAELVREKIMRQMGAELPYQITVEIEEFKQQGKTLHIHALILVERDGQKKIIIGDKGERIKRIGTEARKDMELLFDSKIMLNLWVKVKGGWSDDERALRSLGYGDL; this is encoded by the coding sequence ATGACTGATTCAACCGCAACACGCTGTGGCTATGTTGCCATCGTCGGCCGCCCCAACGTGGGCAAGTCCACGCTGCTCAACCACATCCTCGGCCAGAAGCTCGCGATCACCTCGCGCAAGCCGCAGACCACCCGCCACAACATGCTGGGCATCAAGACCGAAGGCAACGTGCAAGCGGTCTACGTCGACACCCCCGGCATGCACAAGGGCGGTGAAAAGGCGCTTAACCGCTACATGAACAAGACCGCTTCGGCGGCGTTGAAAGACGTCGACGTGGTGATTTTCGTGGTCGACCGCACCAAGTGGACCGACGAAGACCAGATGGTTCTGGAGCGCGTGCAGTACGTCACCGGCCCGTTGATCGTCGCGCTGAACAAGACCGACCGTATCGAAGACAAAGCCGAACTGATGCCGCACCTGACCTGGCTGCAGGAACAACTGCCGAATGCCCAGATCATGCCGATCTCGGCGCAGCACGGCCACAACCTCGAAGCCCTGGAGCGCGTGATTGCCGGCTACCTGCCGGAGAACGAGCACTTCTTCCCGGAAGACCAGATCACCGACCGCAGCAGCCGCTTCCTTGCTGCGGAACTGGTGCGCGAGAAAATCATGCGCCAGATGGGCGCCGAGCTGCCGTACCAGATCACCGTTGAAATCGAAGAGTTCAAGCAGCAGGGCAAAACCCTGCACATCCATGCGTTGATCCTCGTTGAGCGTGACGGCCAGAAAAAAATCATCATTGGCGACAAGGGCGAGCGCATCAAGCGCATCGGCACCGAGGCGCGCAAGGACATGGAATTGCTGTTCGATTCCAAGATCATGCTCAACCTGTGGGTGAAGGTTAAGGGTGGCTGGTCCGATGATGAGCGCGCGTTGCGCTCCCTGGGCTATGGCGACCTGTAA
- the recO gene encoding DNA repair protein RecO: protein MSQSPPPSQLAYVLHSRAYRETSALVDFLTPQGRLRAVLRSARGKAGTLARPFVALDVEFRGKGELKNVGRLESVGTSAWLNGDALFSGLYLNELLIRLLPAEDPHPAVFDHYAATLLALAEGRPLEPLLRAFEWRLLDDLGYGFELANDLHGDPIAADGLYRLQVDAGLERVYLLQPGLFQGAELLAMSEADWTAPGALSAAKRLMRQALAVHLGGRPLVSRELFRKP, encoded by the coding sequence ATGTCCCAATCCCCGCCTCCCAGCCAGCTCGCCTATGTGCTGCACAGCCGCGCCTACCGTGAGACCAGCGCCCTGGTGGACTTCCTCACGCCCCAGGGCCGTCTGCGCGCGGTTCTGCGCAGCGCGAGGGGCAAGGCCGGTACGCTGGCGCGGCCGTTCGTGGCCCTGGACGTGGAGTTTCGCGGCAAGGGCGAGCTGAAGAATGTCGGCCGCCTGGAAAGCGTCGGCACGTCCGCCTGGCTCAATGGCGATGCGCTGTTCAGCGGGCTCTACCTCAATGAATTGCTGATCCGCCTGCTGCCCGCCGAGGACCCGCACCCGGCCGTCTTCGATCACTACGCCGCCACCTTGCTCGCCCTCGCTGAAGGCCGCCCCCTGGAGCCGCTGCTGCGGGCCTTTGAGTGGCGCCTGCTGGATGACCTGGGCTACGGTTTTGAACTGGCCAACGACCTGCACGGTGATCCAATCGCCGCCGACGGCCTGTATCGCCTGCAAGTGGACGCGGGCCTCGAGCGCGTGTACCTGTTGCAACCCGGCCTGTTCCAGGGCGCCGAGTTGCTCGCCATGAGCGAAGCGGACTGGACGGCCCCCGGTGCCTTGTCCGCCGCCAAGCGCCTGATGCGCCAGGCCCTGGCTGTGCACCTGGGTGGCCGGCCGCTGGTCAGTCGCGAGTTGTTTCGAAAGCCCTGA
- the pdxJ gene encoding pyridoxine 5'-phosphate synthase — protein sequence MTTSNRILLGVNIDHVATLRQARGTRYPDPVKAALDAEEAGADGITVHLREDRRHIQERDVLLLKDVLQTRMNFEMGVTEEMMQFAERIRPAHICLVPETRQELTTEGGLDVAGQEARIKAAVERLSKIGSEVSLFIDADERQIQASRRVGAPAIELHTGRYADATTPSEVADELQRIIDGVNCGLQEGLIVNAGHGLHYHNVEAVAAIKGINELNIGHALVAHALFVGFKGAVAEMKALILAAARA from the coding sequence GTGACCACCAGCAATCGCATTCTTCTTGGCGTCAATATCGACCACGTCGCCACCCTGCGCCAGGCCCGGGGCACCCGTTACCCGGACCCGGTCAAGGCCGCGCTGGACGCCGAAGAAGCGGGCGCCGACGGCATCACCGTGCACCTGCGCGAAGACCGCCGCCATATCCAGGAGCGCGACGTGCTGCTGCTCAAGGATGTGCTGCAGACCCGCATGAATTTCGAAATGGGCGTCACCGAAGAAATGATGCAGTTCGCCGAGCGCATCCGCCCGGCGCACATTTGCCTGGTGCCGGAAACCCGCCAGGAGCTGACCACCGAAGGCGGCCTCGACGTGGCCGGCCAGGAAGCACGGATCAAGGCCGCCGTGGAGCGCCTGTCGAAAATCGGCAGCGAAGTGTCGCTGTTCATCGACGCCGACGAGCGTCAGATCCAGGCCTCACGCCGCGTCGGCGCCCCCGCCATCGAACTGCACACCGGTCGCTATGCCGATGCCACCACCCCGAGCGAAGTCGCCGACGAGCTGCAGCGCATCATCGATGGCGTGAACTGCGGTCTTCAAGAAGGCCTGATCGTCAACGCCGGCCATGGCCTGCACTACCACAACGTCGAAGCCGTGGCGGCGATCAAGGGCATCAACGAACTGAACATCGGCCATGCGCTGGTGGCCCATGCGCTGTTCGTCGGTTTCAAGGGCGCCGTGGCCGAAATGAAGGCGCTGATCCTGGCGGCCGCCAGGGCCTGA
- a CDS encoding multicopper oxidase family protein, producing the protein MSRSFSRRQILGGLAGLAVVGVGAGGGYRYWLGKVAESEAGHDYELIAAPLDVELVPGHTTQAWAFGPSAPGTELRVRQGEWLRVRFINHLPVATTIHWHGIRLPLEMDGVPYVSQLPVLPGEYFDYKFRVPDAGSYWYHPHVNSSEELGRGLVGPLIIEEREPTGFKHERTLSLKSWHVDEEGAFVAFSIPREAARGGTAGRLSTINGVSQAVIDLPAGQITRVRLLNLDNTLTYRINIPDVDAQIYALDGNPIEPRPLGKEYWLGPGMRICLAIKAPPAGEELSIRNGPVRLGTFRSVANTDAPTEWPPALPANPVAEPDLANAEKLNFNFEWVGSVSVNVDNGKPPSLWQINGQAWDITDKTCADRPIAKLVKGKSYIFELKNMTQYQHPIHLHGMSFKVIASNRHKVIPYFTDTYLLGKNERARVALVADNPGVWMFHCHVIDHMETGLMAAIEVA; encoded by the coding sequence GTGTCCCGATCCTTTTCCCGTCGACAAATCCTGGGTGGTCTTGCAGGCCTGGCCGTAGTGGGCGTCGGTGCCGGTGGCGGCTACCGCTATTGGCTGGGGAAGGTCGCTGAATCCGAGGCGGGGCACGATTACGAGTTGATCGCAGCGCCCCTGGACGTGGAATTGGTGCCGGGCCACACCACCCAGGCCTGGGCGTTCGGCCCTTCGGCGCCCGGCACCGAGCTGCGCGTACGCCAGGGCGAGTGGCTGCGGGTGCGTTTTATCAACCACCTGCCGGTCGCCACCACCATCCACTGGCATGGCATCCGCCTGCCGCTGGAGATGGACGGCGTGCCCTACGTCTCGCAATTGCCGGTCCTGCCGGGGGAATACTTCGACTACAAGTTCCGTGTGCCCGACGCCGGCAGCTACTGGTATCACCCCCACGTCAACAGCAGCGAAGAACTCGGCCGGGGCCTGGTCGGACCGCTGATCATCGAGGAGCGCGAACCCACCGGTTTCAAGCACGAACGCACCCTCAGCCTGAAAAGCTGGCACGTGGACGAAGAGGGCGCCTTTGTCGCCTTCAGCATTCCCCGTGAGGCGGCGCGTGGCGGTACGGCGGGGCGTTTATCCACCATCAATGGCGTGTCCCAGGCCGTGATCGACCTGCCGGCCGGGCAGATCACCCGGGTGCGCCTGCTCAACCTCGACAACACCCTGACGTATCGCATCAACATTCCGGATGTCGACGCGCAGATCTACGCGCTGGACGGCAACCCCATCGAGCCGCGCCCGCTGGGCAAGGAGTACTGGCTGGGCCCTGGCATGCGTATCTGCCTGGCGATCAAGGCGCCGCCGGCCGGCGAAGAGCTGTCGATCCGCAATGGCCCGGTGCGCCTGGGCACGTTCCGTTCGGTGGCCAATACCGACGCGCCCACCGAGTGGCCCCCGGCACTGCCGGCCAACCCGGTTGCCGAACCGGACCTGGCCAATGCCGAGAAACTCAACTTCAATTTCGAGTGGGTCGGTTCGGTGTCGGTCAACGTCGACAACGGCAAGCCGCCGAGCCTGTGGCAGATCAACGGCCAGGCCTGGGACATCACCGACAAGACCTGCGCCGACCGCCCCATTGCCAAGCTCGTGAAGGGCAAGAGCTACATTTTCGAATTGAAGAACATGACCCAGTACCAGCACCCGATCCACCTGCACGGCATGAGCTTCAAGGTCATTGCGTCGAACCGCCACAAGGTCATCCCGTATTTCACCGACACCTATCTCTTGGGCAAGAACGAACGCGCCCGTGTAGCGCTGGTGGCGGATAACCCGGGGGTCTGGATGTTCCACTGCCATGTGATCGACCATATGGAAACCGGCCTGATGGCTGCCATCGAGGTGGCGTGA
- the tadA gene encoding tRNA adenosine(34) deaminase TadA codes for MRQVRPAIIDRSRDQDFMREALVLAAQGAALGEVPVGAVLVQDGEIIGRGFNCPISGNDPSAHAEMVAIRAAAHAVSNYRLPGSTLYVTLEPCSMCAGLIVHSRIARVVYGALEPKAGIVQSQGQFFTQGFLNHRVLFEGGVLAEECGTVLSEFFKARRAKPHI; via the coding sequence ATGCGCCAGGTTCGTCCGGCAATCATCGACCGCAGCCGCGACCAGGACTTCATGCGCGAAGCCCTGGTACTCGCCGCCCAGGGCGCGGCGCTGGGTGAAGTGCCGGTGGGCGCGGTGCTGGTGCAGGACGGTGAGATCATCGGCCGCGGTTTCAACTGCCCGATCAGCGGCAATGACCCCAGTGCCCATGCCGAGATGGTCGCGATCCGCGCGGCTGCCCACGCCGTCAGCAATTACCGCCTGCCGGGCAGCACCCTCTATGTGACGTTGGAACCGTGCAGCATGTGCGCGGGCCTGATCGTGCATTCGCGTATTGCACGGGTGGTCTATGGCGCACTCGAGCCCAAGGCCGGGATCGTGCAGAGCCAGGGGCAGTTTTTTACCCAGGGTTTTCTCAACCATCGGGTCCTGTTTGAAGGCGGGGTGCTGGCCGAGGAGTGCGGCACAGTGTTGAGTGAATTCTTCAAGGCTCGCCGCGCCAAGCCTCATATCTAG
- the cmoB gene encoding tRNA 5-methoxyuridine(34)/uridine 5-oxyacetic acid(34) synthase CmoB: MIDLSPLARHLVGTPLAVWAQGLQAQLDSKMEKGHGDLERWQSALDALPNIQPSEVDLLNGLVLDTDCDDETRAQMHTALMGLSPWRKGPFHLFGVHVDTEWRSDWKWSRVAPHLDLKGKRILDVGCGNGYYMWRMLGAGADSVIGVDPNWLFFCQFQAVQRYLSEPRAWHLPFPFEDLPANLEGFDTVFSMGVFYHRRSPIEHLLALKDTLVKGGELVLETLVVDGDQQQVLVPEDRYAQMRNVWFLPSVPALMLWLRRAGFSDVRCVDVSVTTVEEQRGTAWMKYQSLSDFLDPQDHSKTIEGLPAPMRAVIIARK; encoded by the coding sequence ATGATTGATTTGTCTCCTCTCGCCCGCCATCTGGTTGGTACTCCTCTGGCCGTATGGGCCCAGGGCCTGCAAGCGCAGCTCGATAGCAAGATGGAAAAAGGCCACGGCGACCTGGAGCGCTGGCAGAGTGCTTTGGACGCGCTGCCAAACATCCAGCCCAGTGAAGTGGACCTGTTGAACGGCCTGGTGCTGGACACGGATTGCGACGACGAGACTCGCGCACAGATGCACACGGCGCTCATGGGGCTGAGCCCCTGGCGCAAAGGCCCGTTCCACCTGTTCGGCGTGCATGTGGACACCGAATGGCGCTCGGACTGGAAATGGTCCCGGGTTGCGCCGCACCTGGACTTGAAGGGCAAGCGCATCCTCGATGTGGGTTGCGGCAATGGCTATTACATGTGGCGCATGCTCGGCGCCGGCGCCGACAGCGTGATTGGCGTGGACCCCAACTGGCTGTTCTTCTGCCAGTTCCAGGCGGTGCAGCGTTACCTGTCCGAACCCAGGGCCTGGCACCTGCCGTTCCCGTTCGAAGACCTGCCGGCGAACCTGGAAGGCTTCGACACGGTGTTTTCCATGGGCGTGTTCTACCACCGTCGTTCGCCGATCGAACACTTGCTGGCGCTGAAAGACACGCTGGTCAAAGGCGGTGAGCTGGTGCTGGAAACCCTGGTGGTGGACGGCGATCAGCAGCAAGTGCTGGTGCCGGAAGACCGCTATGCGCAGATGCGTAACGTGTGGTTCCTGCCGTCGGTTCCGGCGCTGATGCTGTGGCTGCGCCGCGCGGGTTTCAGCGATGTGCGCTGCGTGGATGTAAGCGTGACCACGGTTGAGGAACAGCGCGGGACGGCGTGGATGAAGTACCAGTCGCTCAGTGACTTCCTCGATCCGCAGGATCACAGCAAGACCATCGAAGGGCTGCCGGCGCCGATGCGGGCGGTGATCATCGCCAGGAAGTAG
- the cmoA gene encoding carboxy-S-adenosyl-L-methionine synthase CmoA produces MSKEPDRLFAQPLPQVPDFAFNEDVVRVFPDMIKRSVPGYPTIVENLGVLAAQFAQPNSVLYDLGSSLGAVTQALRRHVRTEGCRVIAVDNSTAMVERCRQYLNGQDSMFQELLPVDVIEGDILALHFQPASVVALNFTLQFIAPDERLALLGRIRQSLLPGGALILSEKLRFNDVEEHGLLTDLHIAFKRANGYSELEIAQKRSAIENVMKPDSLEEHRERLLAAGFSKVVPWFQCLNFASLIALP; encoded by the coding sequence GTGAGCAAAGAACCCGATCGCCTATTCGCCCAGCCCCTGCCCCAGGTGCCGGACTTCGCCTTTAACGAGGACGTGGTGCGGGTGTTCCCGGACATGATCAAGCGCTCGGTGCCCGGTTACCCGACCATCGTCGAGAACCTCGGTGTGCTCGCCGCCCAGTTCGCCCAGCCCAACAGCGTGCTGTATGACCTGGGCTCATCCCTGGGTGCGGTCACCCAGGCCCTGCGCCGCCATGTGCGCACCGAGGGCTGCCGGGTGATCGCGGTGGATAACTCGACGGCGATGGTCGAACGCTGCCGCCAATACCTCAATGGCCAGGACTCGATGTTCCAGGAGTTACTGCCGGTGGACGTGATCGAGGGCGATATCCTTGCCCTGCACTTCCAACCGGCCTCGGTGGTGGCGCTGAACTTCACCCTGCAATTCATCGCCCCCGATGAGCGCCTGGCATTGCTCGGGCGTATCCGTCAGTCGCTGCTGCCGGGCGGCGCACTGATCCTCTCGGAAAAGCTGCGTTTCAACGATGTTGAAGAACATGGGTTGCTGACCGACCTGCATATCGCGTTCAAGCGCGCCAACGGCTACAGCGAACTGGAAATCGCCCAGAAGCGCAGCGCCATCGAAAACGTCATGAAGCCCGACAGCCTCGAAGAACACCGCGAACGCCTGCTGGCGGCCGGTTTCTCGAAAGTCGTGCCATGGTTCCAGTGTCTTAACTTTGCCTCGTTGATTGCCTTGCCATGA
- a CDS encoding protease inhibitor I42 family protein, with protein sequence MTAARLLLPLSLALLAACASAPKQNVTVEDQSACPLQLKPNQTLILTLPSNPTTGYRWAIQDSAGGVLRALSPEVYSSSESGVIGGGGQSTWRFQAFAPGQGRLRLTSQQPWEPEAEPVETFDCAITVN encoded by the coding sequence ATGACCGCTGCCCGCCTGCTTCTCCCCTTGAGCCTTGCACTGCTGGCCGCGTGCGCCAGTGCGCCGAAGCAAAACGTCACCGTGGAAGATCAGAGCGCCTGCCCGCTCCAGCTTAAACCTAACCAAACCCTGATCCTCACCCTGCCCAGCAATCCCACCACCGGCTATCGCTGGGCCATCCAGGACTCCGCCGGCGGTGTACTGCGCGCATTGAGCCCCGAGGTCTACAGCAGCAGCGAATCCGGCGTGATCGGCGGTGGCGGCCAGTCGACCTGGCGCTTCCAGGCGTTCGCCCCAGGCCAGGGCCGTTTGCGCCTGACCTCCCAGCAACCGTGGGAACCGGAAGCCGAGCCTGTGGAAACGTTCGACTGCGCCATTACGGTGAACTGA
- the lon gene encoding endopeptidase La: MSDQQDIPDYDLNDYADPENAESSSNTGLALPGQNLPDKVYIIPIHNRPFFPAQVLPVIVNEEPWAETLELVSKSDHHSLALFFMDTPPEDPRHFDTSALPLYGTLVKVHHASRENGKLQFVAQGLTRVRIKTWLKHHRPPYLVEVEYPHQPSEPTDEVKAYGMALINAIKELLPLNPLYSEELKNYLNRFSPNDPSPLTDFAAALTSATGNELQEVLDCVPMLKRMEKVLPMLRKEVEVARLQKELSAEVNRKIGEHQREFFLKEQLKVIQQELGLTKDDRSADVEQFEQRLEGKVLPAQAKKRIDEELNKLSILETGSPEYAVTRNYLDWATSVPWGVYGEDKLDLKHARKVLDKHHAGLDDIKSRILEFLAVGAYKGEVAGSIVLLVGPPGVGKTSVGKSIAESLGRPFYRFSVGGMRDEAEIKGHRRTYIGALPGKLVQALKDVEVMNPVIMLDEIDKMGQSFQGDPASALLETLDPEQNVEFLDHYLDLRLDLSKVLFVCTANTLDSIPGPLLDRMEVIRLSGYITEEKVAIAKRHLWPKQLEKAGVSKNSLSISDGALRALIDGYAREAGVRQLEKQLGKLVRKAVVKLLDEPDSVIKIGNKDLESSLGMPVFRNEQVLSGTGVITGLAWTSMGGATLPIEATRIHTLNRGFKLTGQLGEVMKESAEIAYSFISSNLKSFGGDPKFFDEAFVHLHVPEGATPKDGPSAGVTMASALLSLARNQPPKKGVAMTGELTLTGHVLPIGGVREKVIAARRQKIHELILPEPNRGSFEELPEYLKEGMTVHFAKRFADVAKVLF; the protein is encoded by the coding sequence ATGAGCGACCAGCAAGACATCCCTGATTACGACCTGAACGACTACGCCGACCCCGAAAACGCTGAATCCTCGTCCAACACCGGCCTGGCCCTGCCCGGGCAGAACCTGCCGGACAAGGTCTACATCATCCCGATCCACAACCGGCCGTTTTTCCCGGCGCAAGTGTTGCCCGTGATTGTGAACGAAGAGCCCTGGGCCGAAACCCTGGAACTGGTGAGCAAATCCGACCACCACTCCCTCGCCCTGTTTTTCATGGATACACCGCCCGAAGACCCGCGCCACTTCGACACCTCGGCCCTGCCGCTGTACGGCACGCTGGTCAAGGTGCACCACGCCAGCCGCGAGAACGGCAAACTGCAATTCGTGGCCCAGGGCCTGACCCGCGTGCGCATCAAGACCTGGCTCAAGCATCACCGCCCGCCGTACCTGGTGGAAGTGGAATACCCGCACCAGCCGAGCGAGCCGACCGACGAGGTCAAGGCCTACGGCATGGCGCTGATCAATGCGATCAAGGAACTGCTACCGCTCAACCCGCTGTACAGCGAAGAGTTGAAGAACTACCTCAACCGCTTCAGCCCCAACGACCCGTCGCCGCTTACCGACTTCGCCGCCGCGCTGACCTCGGCCACCGGTAACGAGTTGCAGGAAGTGCTCGATTGCGTGCCCATGCTCAAGCGCATGGAGAAAGTGCTGCCGATGCTGCGCAAAGAGGTCGAAGTCGCGCGCCTGCAGAAAGAACTGTCTGCCGAAGTGAACCGCAAGATCGGCGAGCACCAGCGCGAGTTCTTCCTCAAGGAACAGCTCAAGGTCATCCAGCAGGAGCTGGGCCTGACCAAGGACGACCGCAGCGCCGACGTCGAACAGTTCGAGCAGCGCCTGGAAGGCAAGGTGCTGCCGGCCCAGGCGAAAAAACGCATCGACGAAGAACTTAACAAACTGTCGATCCTCGAGACCGGCTCGCCGGAATACGCAGTGACGCGCAATTACCTGGACTGGGCCACCTCGGTACCCTGGGGCGTGTATGGCGAAGACAAACTCGACCTGAAACACGCGCGCAAGGTGCTGGACAAGCATCATGCGGGCCTGGACGACATCAAGAGTCGCATCCTCGAATTTCTCGCGGTGGGTGCCTATAAAGGCGAAGTCGCCGGTTCCATCGTGCTGCTGGTAGGCCCGCCGGGCGTGGGCAAGACCAGCGTGGGTAAATCCATCGCCGAATCCCTGGGCCGACCGTTCTACCGCTTCAGTGTCGGCGGCATGCGTGATGAGGCCGAGATCAAGGGCCATCGCCGCACCTACATCGGCGCCCTGCCCGGCAAGCTGGTGCAGGCGCTCAAGGACGTGGAGGTGATGAACCCGGTGATCATGCTCGACGAGATCGACAAGATGGGCCAGAGCTTCCAGGGCGACCCGGCGTCGGCACTGCTCGAAACCCTCGACCCGGAACAGAACGTCGAATTCCTCGACCACTACCTGGACCTGCGCCTGGACCTGTCCAAGGTACTGTTCGTGTGCACCGCCAACACCCTGGACTCGATTCCCGGCCCGCTGCTCGACCGTATGGAAGTGATTCGCCTGTCGGGCTATATCACCGAAGAAAAAGTCGCCATCGCCAAGCGTCACCTGTGGCCCAAGCAACTGGAAAAAGCCGGCGTCTCGAAAAACAGCCTGAGCATCAGCGACGGCGCCTTGCGTGCGCTGATCGACGGCTATGCGCGGGAAGCCGGTGTGCGTCAGTTGGAAAAGCAACTGGGCAAACTGGTGCGCAAAGCCGTGGTCAAGCTGCTGGATGAGCCGGACTCGGTGATCAAGATCGGCAACAAGGACCTGGAAAGCTCCCTGGGCATGCCGGTATTTCGCAATGAACAAGTGCTGTCCGGCACCGGCGTGATTACCGGCCTGGCCTGGACCAGCATGGGCGGCGCCACCCTGCCGATCGAAGCGACGCGCATCCACACGCTCAATCGCGGCTTCAAACTCACCGGGCAGTTGGGTGAAGTGATGAAGGAGTCCGCAGAAATCGCCTACAGCTTCATCAGCTCGAACCTGAAGTCGTTTGGCGGTGATCCGAAGTTCTTCGATGAAGCCTTCGTCCACCTGCACGTGCCGGAAGGTGCCACGCCCAAAGACGGCCCGAGCGCCGGTGTGACCATGGCCAGCGCGTTGCTGTCACTGGCACGCAACCAGCCGCCGAAAAAAGGCGTGGCGATGACCGGCGAACTGACCTTGACCGGGCATGTGCTGCCGATTGGCGGAGTACGCGAGAAAGTCATCGCGGCGCGGCGCCAGAAAATTCACGAACTGATCCTGCCGGAGCCCAACCGTGGCAGCTTTGAAGAGCTGCCGGAGTACCTGAAGGAAGGCATGACCGTGCACTTTGCCAAGCGCTTTGCGGATGTGGCGAAGGTGCTTTTCTGA
- a CDS encoding GntR family transcriptional regulator has translation MKAVSASASRYAMIHKVMRDAIVNGTARHGLVLLEAPLAELFGTSRVPVRKALDLLHDEGLICRFNGRGYLINPQGLAMEPLRLPLSHAHLGLNGEDELVDTRPLGERIVEEIGAALSTCIAFGHYRLDEQAAADHYGVSRAVVREALMRLRDRGLVEKEPYSQWLAGPLTAREVTEDYELRACLEPEALRQSAPNLDRELLEAMLQRVLDAQDSAQCSLEAIEQIEEDLHQRCLAGLQNRKIAALIRQGQSPMIISRIFYRLLGIGADPAMLAEHRLILELLLHGAVDAAALNLREHLQRASQRMLQRLKVLSVLPEQPLPAYLHKIS, from the coding sequence ATGAAAGCAGTGTCCGCCTCGGCCTCCCGTTACGCGATGATTCACAAAGTGATGCGCGACGCGATCGTCAACGGCACCGCCCGCCATGGGCTGGTGTTGCTCGAAGCGCCGCTGGCCGAATTGTTCGGCACCAGCCGCGTGCCGGTGCGCAAGGCCCTCGACCTGCTGCATGACGAAGGCTTGATCTGCCGCTTCAACGGCCGGGGCTACCTGATCAATCCGCAAGGCCTGGCCATGGAGCCGTTGCGCCTGCCCCTGAGCCATGCCCACCTGGGTCTTAACGGCGAGGACGAGTTGGTGGACACGCGGCCGCTGGGCGAACGCATCGTCGAGGAAATCGGCGCGGCGTTGTCCACCTGCATTGCCTTCGGCCACTACCGCCTGGACGAGCAAGCCGCCGCCGACCACTACGGCGTCAGCCGCGCGGTAGTGCGTGAAGCGCTGATGCGCCTGCGCGACCGTGGCCTGGTGGAGAAAGAGCCCTACTCCCAATGGCTGGCCGGGCCTTTGACCGCGCGGGAAGTCACCGAAGACTACGAACTGCGCGCCTGCCTTGAGCCCGAAGCCCTGCGCCAGAGCGCGCCCAACCTCGATCGCGAGCTGCTTGAAGCCATGCTGCAACGCGTGCTGGACGCCCAGGACAGTGCGCAGTGCAGCCTGGAGGCCATCGAGCAGATCGAGGAAGACTTGCACCAACGCTGCCTGGCCGGCCTGCAGAATCGCAAGATCGCGGCGCTGATTCGACAAGGGCAGAGCCCGATGATCATCAGTCGGATTTTTTATCGGTTGCTGGGGATTGGCGCCGATCCGGCGATGTTGGCCGAACATCGACTGATTCTGGAGTTGCTGCTGCACGGCGCGGTTGATGCGGCGGCGCTGAATCTGCGTGAGCATTTGCAAAGGGCCAGTCAAAGGATGTTGCAGCGGTTGAAAGTGTTGTCGGTGCTGCCCGAACAACCGCTGCCCGCCTACCTGCACAAAATCAGCTGA